The DNA region aggacttggcagcgggCTGAGATCGCCTAATGCTTACCGCCCAAAGCGCCAAGAAGCGCCATATCCAACTACTTTTAAGCCATGGTCCTGACATCAACTCTGATGCGACGCACCTGGGCAAGTATTCACAGCGCCCTTCAAAACCGCGGACGATCAAACCGTCGAGTCGTGTTTACAATTGAGGAACCCTTGTCTCTCGACGCTTCAAGCAGGTCAAGACGAACGGCGGAGAAATCGAAACTAAGGAATAAGGTATGGCAATAGGATTAAGCATCCCGCTGTCACGGCCGGCTAGTTTAGTTAACAGAGTGCGCATAGTGGCTCCTGTATTAATCCTACTATATTCTTTTTCCCACACAAAAGAGCCAGCCTTTTTACACCCATATATTATACCCCATACCATCCAACCGTGAGACTTTTGCCGTATCGTAGCCCAGGCCTCGATATCTTTAATTTGTGTAAAGTAAGCTACCTTTTCCATGTCGGGTTGTTAGTAGCGCAGGTCTCGTCACTGAAGGCCACGTATTCCCAGTCTTCCGGGCGAAGTTGAAGTCCTAATTGCTCACGGGCAAAGGCCAGTCGTTCGGCTCGGTGTTAGGCGGTAAGCTTGATCCTCCGCGGTAGGACCTAACGACTGGAGCCGGCTATTCTTATAGCTATGGTGAAGGCCGTATCCTTCCAGTGGTTAAATCCTTCCAAATACAGCTTTAAATCTAGCTAACTGAGCTTGCGAGCGTTAGGGTCGTCATTGAGAGAGCGAGTAATACGGTCCTTCTCTTCGTCGGCAAACCGCGAGGGCTTCCGGCTACGACGGTTAGTTCGTGGGGTCAACGGTGTAGTGAGGGCATCTTGAATCTGTTTATCCGACGCGCCAGTGGCCTCGCGCATAGCCGCGTAGGACATATAGGCGTCTTTCGCGCAAGGCACGTATCTGAATCTGTGGCGAACTAATTAGTCAGTAAGAATTGAAGAGGGTTAGGAATATATATGGCTACTTTTTGCTCACGCGGGAGCTCTGGAGCCCTGTGAGCCTTCAGGTGCCAGTGTGGCCGTTGTTGCCTTGCCAATTGGAGCCGGTAGAAGCGCTCGGCTGTGGGTGACGTGTCAATATCGTTATGGTTGATAAGAGCGTTGATTTCcatcgtggtggtggtgggtgtggtcgATGGCCGTGGTGTTGCGCGAGAGGGTTCGCATTGCCTTAAGAATTGACAGGTACCCTTGCCATGGAAATTAGTAGCAAAGTGACTTCGGATTCGATGGATTTCGATATTGCGTATGTGGCTGCTGATCGCTGACATATTGGCCTGTTGTTTTATGGAGCAAGTCCAACGTTACCATATATTCTCTTGGTATAGGTGTAGTTAATGAGGGAAAATCTGCGGGGTTACCTGGAGTGCTCGGGCTAATTCGCCCACATGTGCATACCATCATCGCTCTTGGTCGGCCAAGTCACGAGCTCAGACACCCAGTTCCCACCActgaagccatcatcacgCGTAAATTGAATCAAGGTAAGGCCGTAGGCCGTTTTGGGCCTTCGCCACTCTCACCAGGCAGAGGACGGAAGGCTGAGTGGGGTGGAACCGCACATTCTTCCACACATTGTAGACATCACATTTGACAAATGTCTGTAAGGCAAATTTCATTTCATTTCATGAGCTCAGATGTCGAGTTTTGCTCCAAAATCCACCTTGTGGTCTTATATCATACACAAGCTTGCAGTTTCAAACAAGACCTCCTTCTACCATCGATAGCCATCCGTCCGCAATCACTACGTCATGACCGGGAAGTAATCACACTGGATCCTGAAATAGGCGTTATAATTTGGACTGTCGGTGTCCTCTATGCAGTGTACCCAGTTGTCGTGGCTGAAGACGGCGCAGGGGTAATGGCCCTGATCACAAACAACCTGGTTGACGTCTGGATGGTAGGAACAATTTGTATTCACGCCGAAAGGGTTGAATCCGATGTCAAATTGCGGGATAGGCATCTGGTATCCAGGGTCGCATTCCGAGCCGGTACCAAGATGCAATGTTGCGTTGTACGGATGGCAAGGGTTGAAATACTTCACGCTCACATGGGACTCGAAGATGTCGTAGTAGCACAGGTATGTCCAGCCGGGATCTCCCGACATGAAGGTTCTGCGGTACAAAACCCAAAGTCTGCCGGGGTCAACCTCCCCCGGAGTGGTCTGGGTGGAGGTCGGATGCGTGGGGACGTACTGACTGGCAGTCGGATTGGCGGAAGCAGAGAGACGGACAGTTGTGCCGGTGGGAACAGCTTGAGAGGAAGTCAAGTCGGTCGAAGTTGACTGGGAGATGCTAGAAGACTCCCAAGTGAATGAGACAGCTATGAACCGCATAATATCAGTCAAACGAAACGAAGCACAGATGCAAGTTCAACTAAATTTGGATCTCTTACCAGTAGAGGTGATGTCGACTGCCTTCAGTCTCCCCGCATCTGGGAAACCAACGGCGGCAGTGGCGCCGATCAGGAGGAGCAAAAGCTTGAGCATCGCAATGGTTGAAGACAATGGTTGAAAGCAATGGTTGAAgttgggttggttgaggagCTTGATTGACGGATGGAAGAGATTGGATGGCAGAACATGAACGAGCTGGCAGATGGGCAATCGGGGCAAAATTTGTACCCAGAGAACTGAGGAGCTGCCGGGCTGTCTGTCACCTGTGATCACGGCTGTCACTACTTTACATCATCACTCTGGCATTTCGGCCGTGTTCAAGATTTCGCGCCTGCCTCTCCTGAAATAAGCATTTGGCGGAGTCTTCCACGGGCGTAAAAACGCGGGACCTGTTTTAGACGGCAGGTTCGTACCGGAACTTCCAAGCACCATTCACCGAGGTGGCCATGCATTGAATCCAGAAGTCCCGTTCCTCCGACAGGCCCGCCTTCAATCGGCGAATTGACCACCTCATTTCTTCATCAGATAGGTACCTTGCCTATCGGTATCGACCTGACTCCGAGATGAGAATCGATGTATCAACGTCTGACAATTGATAAGCAGAGTACATTATGGGAGGCAGCTTCCACTGCTTCGGGCGCTTTTCTTTCAGACCTGTTGTGATATATATGATGGTTTCGAATGTAGAGCCAACTAGGTATATTCGACGGTATAAAAGTCTACATAtccgccatcctctccttgCATTCACCACACTACCATTTCGCTGTTTGTTATGGCTAGCCCTTCTCTTACCCAGATAGTCAGCATGGAGATTAAAACTAGAAATCAACTTACCGGATCCCTTAGGCTCGTGTTTTAAACCCACGCATTCCAGGTGAAACCACTCCCTTGGACACTCTGCCCCATCACAGGCCACCATTGTCCCGTAGCTAATACTGTTACACGTGCAGTACTTTAGTTTGCCTTCATCTGGCTCATCATCTGGCTCATCATCTATCGTCATATCACCGATATCAGCGCGACCAGATTCAACCAGAAGTGAAACCGCGGTGAGGTTGCTCATCTCTTTCACCACTTCCAGAGGCGTCTTGTCATCGTTATTTCTCTCGTCCAATCTGAGTGTGTGATCCATCAAGACTTTCAAGGCGCTGCGGTCGGGGTTTGACGACTTGATAGTGACATTGTGGAGTGGAAGATTTCCGTTGTCATCCAGGACATTTGCAGCAGCCCCATTCGTTATATTTAAGATGCGAGAGAGAGGCTAACGATGCGGCCGGGCAAAGCCTCGTCAATGGGTTCTAATTCGAAAGCTAAAGTCTCCAAAGGGGTAAGGCCGAAGGAATCACGCTCCAGCAAACGTTgggagtggaggaggtcgggAAGGAATTCAGCCACGAAGTATCGCTTCTTGTGGCAACTTTCATGAATATTGGGCCGAGATCCGCGGGATCCGTagctcaacaccaccgcgCTTCGCAGGCTCTCGAGGACGTGGAAATGTGATCATTCCAGAATGTGGAGGGGTAAGAGTTGGGGTGATTGATGTGCCGGGTCGTATAACCGCGGAAATAATTCTTTGACAATCCTATATAGACAGGATGCCTGGGTGGTGATGCGGCAGAGTGTATTCCGCAACAAGGCTTCATCCCTGGCGGTAGTCCTGAGTCTTAAAATGTTTATCACACTGGTTATGTCAGTTAAGTTGAGGTTTTGCCTAAAGCACCCCAGCAACTTTTCAAACAGTTCGAGATTCCCAATCATGATGGCAATACGCAATGCCGAGCGTCGGTTTGCGAGAGGGCTAATGTTAGCTGCCAACTCGGCGTGCCAATCAAGAAAGAGTCGGACTATCTCAAGGTCTTCTTTCCTGATCGCCTTCTCGAGGGCTGATATGGCGATATGTGTCTTGTATGCATTCGCGCCCCATCGTAACAAATATTGACAGACACTTGCGTGTCGACCTCGCGCCGCAATCACTAGCGCAGTTATGGCTCCGCCTGTTATGTCTGGCTCATCAACGGGATGCCCAGCTTCCACAAAGAAGTTGACTTGCTTAAGATTAccttcagcagcagcagtccaCATAGTGGTGTCCTTGGCGGATCGAGATGATGGAAATAACGATTCATCATCCGAGACGGCCGAATGAAATCGCTTATAATGATTGTCAAGATCCCTTTGTGAGGTATACCCAACTCGTGAGGCGAAGCAATCTGGTACAGAGCACTTATAAGGCCTTTCATGGTTCGAGATGTGACGCTCTCGCTCATCTCGCTCGGGAACCCCTCAGAAAACTTGGAGCATTGCAATCTGTTGCACTTGAATCTTCCAGAGCCGTTGAGCTCCAAGAGTACTTTGCGCTCGCGATCGGTGAGGATCGTCTGGTCAATGTTTTCTATTGTGTgtctgatggtggtgacagcATTGTGTAGAGTCATGTCGTCCGACGGGCTGGTGTTGGCTGTACCGGAGTCGCCGTTCTGACTTGTGACAGGTGTTGGTCTTGCGTTATCGTTATCATGAAGCTGTTCTGGGTTTGGAGAGCTATCCTGCCCCTGTGTGAAAAGGTGTTGTGCAGAATCAAGCACTCTTTTCTTGATATTGGCATCGACTTCATCTTTGGACACTGTCGTCTGTCGTAGATGCTCTTTCCAATAGGATTGCGCGTAATCAAAAAGTCCGTAATAGCCTGTTACCGCTGAAGCCGCGATCTCTTCAGTTGAGTAAACGCGGGTGTTGAAAGCCGGCGAGGATAGAATATTAGGTACAAAACAGGGCCATCTTTGCATGAGCCATTGACAAAGATACCCTCCCAGATTGTATCAGATAGCTGCTTCATGTCAAGACTCACAGGAATTGACTGCTGAAACACAGGACAGAAAAATGTATTCTTACCTGCGGGCAGTGTTGTGTACCAGACCGACTATGGCCTCGTGTTCCGATGCGGCCTGTTTGAGATACTCGCAGCGGTTGAGTTCAACCAGTGATCTGCACAACTCCTTGCAGCTATCTACCCGACGACGATCAATATCGCAGTTTTGTTTTTCGAGGTTGATGCAAAAGCTTGACTGAATCTCGCGCCACCGCAAGGGCCTGGGGGAGCACACCAAACCACTCCAGTATGGCTCGAGCTGTCTTGCTTTTCGGGCCAGATCGGTCAAGTACTCGAGCTGCAACCCGATCATATGCCGCATTCATTTGCCTCGGAAAGTTGTCTTTGGACAGCTCATCATTGAGATCGGCCACCGATGCCTGGTCATAAAGATTGTGCAGTACCACTTTCGCGTAAAGAAACATTCCTGCGAGCGGCCGTCAACTTGCTTGTTCCAGGTTGCTTGTGGTTCTGTTGTTTAATGAGGATTTCAAACGTACCATTTGCAGTTAAGGTGACCTTCTCAGTGATCTCATTTGCCCTAGAAGCCCATCATCTTGTTCGAGAAGTTGGTCGAGGAAGGCACAGAGCATGTGTTCCATTGCTGATTTATTGACAACGCCGGCCCTGCTGTGTTTGAAGTAGAAATAGGCAAGACTACCTCCAAGAATATCCTCTTCGGACCTAACGCGTTCAATGACTCGCGATACCAGAGTGGTCTTGCCTAATACAGGGAACACAAGGGGGTAGTGTCAGTAAGTTAATGAACAAAGAAAAGTTCATAGAGAAGCTATACAAGCACTTTGCCGTAGTATTCTTtagaggaaaagaaagatatGTGCTTACCGGAACCTGGCATTCCACTGAGGTAAAGAATCTCCCCCCTGTTGGATCTTCCATACATCCATTTCTTAAACTCGGGTTGGTCGAGAACCCAACTGTgacttgaattgcatactacagaactgtctatctatactagccagttcctccgtatatataaacctctATCCTTTCAGTACCTCTGTACCTAACATACTATGGTTTACTAATAAGCGATAGTAATCTACCCTAGCTTATTACGCTTATTAAGTAAGCCTAGTAATTCGGTTTACCTTTATTAAAAGGTAATCCGGTTCATTACTTTATAACCCTACcgttatattttttttaattaactacTATAGTTTACTATAATTCTTTATCGGTCTTACTACATAATTAatctataatataatatcTCCCTGTGAcaaacccctatccagaacctctgaaaacGATACTAGTCACAGGCACTTCTAAACAATGctaattcggtatagctaagtAGTTTATAATAAACGGCTCCTCTTAATCATAATATCTaaaatactaacgattataatttatattatatactgttttggggtgcggccacaggcctgagggtaTCAgggaggaagtggggctccCGGAGGATTCGAGGGTTCAGCGTTGAATTgcaaggaggcggaggaggttaACATAGCTATTTTCGTGCCGGCCATGCGGCTTGATCTGTCTAATCGGACGATAGTTCTTGATGCGGCTACTATACCGGCTAGGAATAACCTTGCACAGCAGCATGCGAGGGTTATTCGGGACACGATGAAGACGAACAAGCTGGTTGGGGTGAATTTGACGCTGGATGAGctgaggttgttggaggaggttttgggttCGATGGTTGAGAGATGTAGGGAGTGGGAGCACAAGGAGGAGTGCGAGTACTTTACGGGTGGTAAGGCAATGGCCCGGCCCCTTGGTATTGGGACAGGGGAGGAAGTTATTTGTGACTGTGGGTTGGGCGTTTTTCCAGAAGGCTATCATTTGGACTATATGGGGAACACGTGGAAGCATGCCAGGAAGTCTTGTGTGCGGGCGGCAATATCACCGGTGTTTGCCAGCTCGTTGGTGAATGAGCTACCTTTGCCGCCTGTGTTGAGTTCGCTGCCCACTCCGTCACCGacgctggtggtggctcCCGCCAGTACCGTGAGGCAGACGATACCGAGTATTCCTGtgcggggaaggggaaaggagCAGTGCGCAGAcagatgatggagaggagcTGATGAAGTGCGCAAAGTGCAAGAAGGCGAGATATTGCAGTCAGAAGTGTCAGAAGATTGACTGAAAGGATCACAAGAAGGCGTGTCGGTGAGAAGGCATGGTTGGATGATGTATGGCATGTTTGAGATTTGTATGTGTATTGTGGACCTGAGGTGGGTATGGTAGATGGAACAAAGCTCTGAAAGATAGCTGTAATTTGTAGAAGAAAACCATGTTGTCTGCCGACCTTTATTAAAAACATATTGCTTGTAGGGGTGATTGTTGTGCATGCtaggggttagggttgtcAGGTCATCTCGTCTGGGCTCCAGTCAGTTGTTAGACATTTGCAACCCCGCATTCACGCTTAGGAGGCCATCAAAGCCGCAACACTCCCAACTGAAGCCATCAAAAAACCCCATTATTGAAGACCTCTTGTCTCAGTAGCCACAAGGCTTTTCTAATCCACCCAATAGTCCAGAAAAAAATGGCGGACATCTCCATCCGCAAATGGATCCGCTGGGAGCCTCACTcccccacaccaccaacgtCCGTCATCGtgctcacctccccccaacgTCGTTTTGTCGATATCAGAGtcatcctcccgcttcctaCCCCTACAGACTCGGAATTGCCACTAGAGCAACTGGAGTGGGCTATCGCAGGCACGTCGACTTCTTCCCCGGTTTTGAACCCCAAGACGAAAGAAGTGGAGTATTCGCATTGTGTTTGGAGTCACTGGATTGATTCACGGGTCAATAACAGGGATGCTGGGGCTGACGAGGGAGATAATTACCCTGTGGAGGGACACCCCGAGTTGACgctggaaagggggaggatggtgaacCCCGCTAGTGggcgggtggaggggtaCGAGGAGATGTGGGTGGCTGGGGAAgtgagggcggtggagggagTGGGGTGTGTTGTTTTGGAGTATGATGCTGAtttgaagggggaggaggggtgggctcgaggggagggggggaaacaAGGGGAGGTCGaaagggtggggagggggatggtggttcgGTTGGGGGGGTATGTACAGGGTTTTttgagggatggggaggatgtgagggttgagaggtgggtttgggagggggaaagaggaaagtgggagaagagggttAGGATTGGGagtggggggttgaaggggggggggtgattCCGGTTGAGTTTGTTACTGAGGTTGGGGGGCagatggaggttggggatgaggttatgggtgtgggtggaaggaggtggaAAGTTGTTGAGAAGAGTTTGGTTTAAGAGGTGGAATGTGGTGCTACACGACTGTCTTGGATTTGAGTCTCTATAATTGTCGAAAGTGGCTTCTTGGCTTGAGGCATGGCCGCTCTGCCGCCGCAGCCGTGCCATCACGGGCCGCTCTGAGGCTGAAGTCTAAACCCCCCGTAGCTGATCCTTGGCGGTCAGATTGGGAAGTCTTGCCTAAGCCGTGTTGAAGTCTTGGATGGAGTCCCAGTTGCGATCTGACTGCCAAACACCGATGAGTCAGCACTGGCGTCGCACGCCCAATGTATGGCCGGTTTCAAGATGTAGGTGGCTGACAATATTGGACTGACGGAGAAGCCATACAACGTCAAAAGCTTCAAAATGTCCATGAAGCTGCCTACAAAGCCAGAAAATATGAACTTTTGATCATCACATTCCATCCATTCATTCTCTTTCAGGTTATCATCGACAATAACAAACGCTGAATCTGGCATTCGGCTTCCTCTCTTTACTTCGATCTTTTTGTTAACGGCGTCAATAATCTATTCAACTCAAAATGAACCcttaccagcagcagcaacatcagcCCATCCCTTACAGCAATTTCGGCACCACTGGCGGTCACGTAGCCTCCTACAATACCGGAAGACACGCCCAAGCTAACCCAGGAACGCAAAGCTTCAGCGGCTATGGTAATGGCGTTGCCTACGCCCAGCCCATCCCTCATGCCTCCCAGGCCGCCTTGACCTCCCACTTTGCAGACAGCGCCCGCACCCAAGTCAACTACGCCCGTACCCACAACGGCCGTCCAGGCTCATCCGCCGAACGTGAACAATACCAAaacatcccctccaacatccAAATGCCCGGTGCAGCAGCCACCTACGTCGCCCCCGGAACAGTCTACGGCGGGCCTGGGAACTCTGACCCGAGACGTGGAAATGTCATGTATGCTTCTACCTCGCTGAAGGGCAACCCCCCAGGACCGACACGGAACAATCACGCACGCGTGGCGCCTGCGTTGAACGGTGCTGTTCCGGCAAACCatgacaagaaaaagaagtgTGCCGAGCCGGCGGTGTTTAGCAACTATGCATATGACCACAGGGGAACACAGGCGCAGAACATGGGTGGGAGTGTCTATCCGATTACTACGAATGGCAACACTTACTTGCCGCCTTGTGGGCATGCCAACCCGAATGTCAAGCCTGGCTGTAGGCATTGTGTTGCTGCTATTGGAGCCACTTCTCGATCTTAAGTCTTGAAGAGAGATgtttggggttggcggtgttCGGGGATTTGTTCACACTGGAGTTGGGAGCTGAGGGTTAGTGTACTaggatgagggttggggtACTAGATATCTACGCACCTGGGCTTGGTGGTGTTAAACTCAAAAGTCAGGTAACCAGCCGCAGCGCACACACTTCTGGATTTTGCACGCCTGCATAGACCAATATCTTCCATCTATTAATCCATCCAAACCCTCCCAACTTTTGAAagttttcttatttttttcccTCGCCCTTCGGGGCATTTGGTCAATTTGAAACAATACAGAGAAAATTAGCATGGCACCTGGACCAAGGATGACACGCTACTCAAAGAGACGCTCTCAATTTTTTCATCACGATCGTGGTTATGCTGCGATATGGGGAAGAACTTGCGTTAGAAATTTGATGCTGTGTTGCTCACGCGACCGGACATTAGTGTTTACCTCCACCGCCTGTTCTCTATACGAATCTAGATAGCCTCAATCTAAACCGTCACTCCCTTCATCACCTTATCTTTATCCAACGAAAGCGTGTAcacctcctcgtcctccgcAGTTCCATTCCTCGAAAACACCGTCCCAGCCGTCGACttatccctccccccaccttcgcctcatccaccaccctgcCATCAATCTTTCCAAACcaccccatcatcgtcgCGAACCTAAGCAGAAACCAAAAAGcacaccaaaccaacccccacaCAAACGCAGTAGCTCTTTCTTGAAGAAATTTTTCTTTGTCCGTCATTGGCGTCCCATCGTCTTTTAGTACGCTTCCCGTCGGTTTATCAGACGTCATGAGCGGAGAGACAACATGAATGTTGTCGGCGAAATGCTCCCAGTCGTTGAGGTAATAGCTTTCGAGATAGAGGTGGACGACCCAGGGGAGGTCGTTGACGAGGAGCATCACCCAGAGGTAGCGCTTTAGTAGTGTGACGTCGCGGGagcgggggtggaggagggtcaGGCGCTTGACGTGGATTGGTTGGAGGTCGGGGacagaggagaagaggccCCTGAGGAAGCAGAGGAGCTCGATGATGCCCCAGAGGAGGTAGgggattttggggagggcgagAGGGGGGGTTTAGATGGGGGTCATGGTGTCCTGGCCAATTCTGCTGGGAGAGGTTTTGTTGAAAAGCTGGTGGTAAACTTGGGGAATATGAAGCCGATGTATTCCAAAATGGAGAGTGATAAAGGGAAAGAGCAAAGCGCCAATGTGAGCACAAGTGCCGCTACTGACGGACCAGGTCATGGCCTGGCGCCATGCCTGATTGGGCAAATATCAGCATTAGAAGCCAATGCTGAACTTGAACGCTGCTGTATTTCTGAGTCTGAGTATAAAAGGAAGTTTGTACAGAATACTGATGATTAGTCATATCTTTGTTGGTATACCCCATTTTGTTGGTATGGGCTGGCAATCGGCGAAACGTGATGCCACTCCACGACCTCAGGATAAGGCTGGCTCATGCCGGCCGGCTTcaggttggtggtgctgtggcTTTCAAATGCCATGGGGGAGCAGCCGTAgctctcctcatcaacacgCGTGTCAAGAGCGTCACCATATGACTGCACCATGCGGACAGAGTCTTCCTGTCCCTTGTATCCCGAGGGCGGGGCTGATCCGCTTGATGGTCCGGACTGTTTGTATGGGGCGGGCTTTTTGTTGGAGACGAAGAGCTGGGGAAAGGCTGTGAGACATGCGACGATAATTGCTGGTGGTCTGGTTAGCATTGAGTGTTTGGTTCTCGAAAAGAGTATAGCTCAGCCTACCAATGCAAGTTTCGATATAACTCCACAGCCACACATAGCTCGGATCAACCTGACCATTTGCCCAGGTCGCCGAGCTGATGCCAACTACCCTCAGAATGGCAACCAACATTGTGAGAAGTGTGAGGGAAAATAGTCCAATGACGGCCAGCTTTTTGGCCATCCGAAGTTTGGAGTCCCAGATCAAGATGACAGGGATGGACAAGACTGTCATTGTTAGCACCCGCAAGCCAGACAAGCTTGAGATGAAAACTTACCGGCAGCATCAGACAACACATCCAAGGCACAATTAATCCTGAGCGTTAGGTTGGCATACCGGATAGCCGGAGGCTCAGTACACTGAGCCATGATATCAAAGCCCTTCGCAACCAAGCATCCCCACTGAGAATCGCCGATGGAGGTAAGCCATGTTGCCACCACAAATCCCAGGACCGACCACCAAGCGACTCTGATCTTTGTCATGTGCCAACCAATCCTCCtgaagaaaaggagaagcGAGAGCTTCACGCAAGCCAATGTGCTGTAAAAGAAGATCTGTTCGACAAAAAAGACCCGCATGGTGATTTCGACATCCTTCATGAACTGTTGCAGGTCTGTTGGAAAGGCCGTTCCCGATCCTACAGCTAATATAAACCAGAACTTCGGTGCTGCCCATTGCCACAGTGCTGATGCTGCGATAACGAAAACGGTGCCGAATATGAGGACGGTGTCATCCCAGAACAGTCGACGTGTGGCTCTTAGGCGGGTATAGAGGCGAACACTGAGAAAGATAGCAGCTGTCGAGGCGGCCGTCCAGGAACCTGCCTGTATGCACAAAGAGGCGTCAGCTATTGTGGACAGGATTTGGGTATGGAAGCGAGCATAACCGAGCGGCCGTGCAACGTGGGCTGCTTGCTTACCATGAAATTCGTCACAGGGACGGCAGCTGGTGAGTTGAGCTTCTGGCTCGCTGAGAGTTCCATGATTTCTGCTGTCCTCGAAGCTTGTGTAGGAATCCAAACTCTCCAGGAAGAATGATCGTCACAAGAATGAGATGTTGATCCACTGCTCGCTGCGGCAGAATGAGAAAAGAAGGCAGAGCTCGGAGCTCGGGAACGCGCGGACCAAGGCAAGATATTGCGAGCAATGGATCGAGCTGAACGGCGCAGGCAAGGAACTAGCAACGATCTGCAGGGAAGAGCAATCTCGTGGTCGCTTCCAGCACCCGACCTACACAGATGGCTGCGGCAAGGAGGTGGAACGTCCAAAGTCTCGTCCGCCAAAGAATGCCCCGTTGGGGAACTATGCTTCCCCCCCCAGATCGGTGCATTGCTGATATCGTGGCATTCGGCCGAGATTGAAATGTGCAAGTGTTGTGATGGGGGCTAAAAAAAGGTGATGTTGGCGGCACAGTCTGGCGAGAATGGTGGCACAGCACCTGCATAGTTCCAACAACCAATGCCCCGGGCCTCATGGAGCATGGAGGAAGCGCCCGTTCAAGAACAGTGCTTCATGTTTCCCCAGCCCGTAAGCACTACACCATGCAGTTGGGTTGTCCGGACTGGGTTGCAAGATAAAACCGGTTGTTGCcggttgttggtgagatAGAAAGCCATACAAAGCTCGATGCTGGTCTCTCGAGCAAGAAAATGGGGCAAGCCTTGCGAATTCATCAACTCTCGAATAAAAAACAAGAAGGTTTCCCATATGTTGGGCGGTATATTCGCTGATTGCGGTGGACATGGCCCCTGGATTCCTGAGTCTTGTATGCTTGCCACTGCAAACAACCAATATACCACCTACATCATGCCTGTTGGTTGACTCGACACTGAAAAGCATCTCTCACCGGGACAACTTCCAAACCCCTTGCTCAAAACAAGCCACAAAAACACCCAACGCAAGCGATACGTGCGGTGCCTAAAGCGAAACTCTGCCAACCCAA from Podospora pseudopauciseta strain CBS 411.78 chromosome 6, whole genome shotgun sequence includes:
- a CDS encoding hypothetical protein (EggNog:ENOG503Q0N0; COG:B): MVACDGAECPREWFHLECVGLKHEPKGSGKLISSFNLHADYLGKRRASHNKQRNGSVVNARRGWRICRLLYRRIYLVGSTFETIIYITTGLKEKRPKQWKLPPIMYSAYQLSDVDTSILISESGRYR
- a CDS encoding hypothetical protein (COG:S; EggNog:ENOG503P60B); protein product: MADISIRKWIRWEPHSPTPPTSVIVLTSPQRRFVDIRVILPLPTPTDSELPLEQLEWAIAGTSTSSPVLNPKTKEVEYSHCVWSHWIDSRVNNRDAGADEGDNYPVEGHPELTLERGRMVNPASGRVEGYEEMWVAGEVRAVEGVGCVVLEYDADLKGEEGWARGEGGKQGEVERVGRGMVVRLGGYVQGFLRDGEDVRVERWVWEGERGKWEKRVRIGSGGLKGGG
- a CDS encoding hypothetical protein (EggNog:ENOG503P4XW) → MELSASQKLNSPAAVPVTNFMAGSWTAASTAAIFLSVRLYTRLRATRRLFWDDTVLIFGTVFVIAASALWQWAAPKFWFILAVGSGTAFPTDLQQFMKDVEITMRVFFVEQIFFYSTLACVKLSLLLFFRRIGWHMTKIRVAWWSVLGFVVATWLTSIGDSQWGCLVAKGFDIMAQCTEPPAIRYANLTLRINCALDVLSDAAVLSIPVILIWDSKLRMAKKLAVIGLFSLTLLTMLVAILRVVGISSATWANGQVDPSYVWLWSYIETCIAIIVACLTAFPQLFVSNKKPAPYKQSGPSSGSAPPSGYKGQEDSVRMVQSYGDALDTRVDEESYGCSPMAFESHSTTNLKPAGMSQPYPEVVEWHHVSPIASPYQQNGVYQQRYD